In a genomic window of Thermoplasmata archaeon:
- a CDS encoding helix-turn-helix domain-containing protein: MTLLSSGEIRLLHSLSMHRAWTPSELSGATGLSRPTVSTLFSHLSELGLARSERVGRSKNLKLTDSKHATLFRNMIAHSPNLRYEFLLGGKSLDLLAAIHLLTLSSVKEIEEFSRVSHVTVIKLLSHYRELGAVRKRNGRYRLGVKYAMVGDFLREFRSYTNLRILREGAPDAAVVWERDRDMLFRSSGLSAGRFQPSAFSVFPKFGVDLFLADGGYYFYTPRNVRIGPTEALAHAVLAAESPRERTLLLVLMKKARFDEERFVWLSRVYGAEQVARSYLAYLETQGRARRPGFPRWREFSRRMREYA; this comes from the coding sequence ATGACTCTCCTCTCCTCGGGAGAGATTCGGTTGTTACACTCTCTGTCGATGCACCGGGCATGGACCCCGTCCGAACTCAGCGGAGCGACCGGGCTGAGTCGTCCCACTGTGTCTACCCTATTCTCGCATCTTTCAGAGCTGGGCCTCGCGCGCTCGGAACGAGTGGGGCGGTCTAAGAATCTCAAACTGACGGACTCGAAGCACGCAACGCTCTTCAGGAACATGATCGCCCACAGTCCGAACCTCCGTTACGAATTCCTGCTCGGTGGAAAGTCCTTGGATTTGCTGGCCGCGATCCATCTCCTGACCTTGTCTTCTGTGAAAGAGATCGAGGAGTTCTCTCGAGTTTCGCATGTGACGGTCATCAAGCTGCTTTCCCACTACCGAGAGCTGGGTGCCGTGCGAAAGCGAAATGGCCGTTACCGGCTCGGGGTCAAGTACGCGATGGTTGGCGATTTCCTTCGAGAGTTTCGGAGCTATACGAACCTTCGGATTCTGAGAGAGGGCGCGCCCGACGCTGCGGTAGTCTGGGAGCGGGATCGGGACATGCTATTCCGCTCATCCGGCCTTTCCGCTGGGCGATTCCAGCCAAGCGCCTTTTCCGTTTTTCCTAAATTCGGCGTGGATCTTTTCTTGGCAGATGGCGGGTACTACTTCTACACGCCGCGCAATGTGCGAATTGGGCCCACAGAGGCTCTCGCGCACGCCGTGCTTGCGGCGGAAAGCCCGAGGGAGCGTACGCTCCTTCTAGTCCTGATGAAAAAGGCCCGCTTCGATGAGGAACGATTTGTGTGGCTTTCAAGGGTCTACGGGGCAGAGCAGGTCGCACGATCGTACTTAGCATATCTAGAAACTCAAGGCCGAGCCCGTCGGCCGGGGTTTCCCCGTTGGCGAGAGTTCTCGAGACGGATGCGTGAGTACGCATGA
- a CDS encoding UPF0175 family protein, with protein sequence MTEVAVSTRISRETKALVEELMREERLDRSAALRRLLHLGADEYRRRKALEALASGKASFGEAAEIAGLTLWEFRELVKERKVHWVPSVVVEDIQRGLSGG encoded by the coding sequence ATGACCGAAGTCGCGGTCTCCACGCGGATCTCTCGTGAAACGAAAGCCCTCGTGGAGGAGCTCATGCGGGAGGAGCGACTCGATCGGTCGGCCGCGCTCCGAAGGTTGCTGCACCTGGGTGCGGATGAATACCGCCGGCGAAAGGCCCTCGAGGCCCTCGCCTCCGGCAAAGCGAGCTTCGGCGAGGCCGCCGAGATCGCTGGGCTGACCCTCTGGGAGTTCCGGGAACTCGTGAAGGAGCGCAAAGTCCACTGGGTTCCGAGCGTTGTCGTGGAAGACATCCAAAGGGGCCTCAGCGGCGGGTGA